The DNA sequence ATTGCTATGTCTTCTTGAGGACTagagttaggaggacacttaaTGACCTTTACTTTCCACAAGTGATGGGAAGTTAACGAGAAGGGTGAGGGGACATTTCGTGAGCTTATTTAGTTTCGCATGCATCTAATTTAGTTGAATCCTAGACTTTTGGATCtagagttattttttttctttatgacaTCCTCTTGTTCTATTCCAGTGACTCGTGGTGTATATCTCGAAAGATGGGACCGAATAGATTACAAGCGTGTTAAGTTTCTTCTCTCCGACCCGAGATTTCCAAACCTTCCGAGCTTGGCGCTGTGTGTTCCAACGTTTGAGCAACCTCAGAAGTGGGCAGACTTCTTTGGAGCGCGTATTAGAACGTATTTTGTTCCTCATCAGTCTGGAGATCatcttttctttctgtgtAAGAGAAATCATCTTCTATTTCATGTTTGAGACTGTTTTGTCCTCTTAATTCAGAAATTTGAACAGTCGTCATTTCTTTCTACCCTTTCTACACTTTGCGTGATATAAAACGCAACTGAGATAAatgtgtgttcgctcatgtgactagaagccatatttgcataatgagacaaaaggaggaatttgcataaatatagagttcaatcccctcgccaaaaaaatttttcactcctccaacatggacggcgtttctttgtttactcctccaacatggctgccgtgacgtcatgtgaacacactctaaAGGGATTCATTGAGATCTTGTTCACATTTTTAGCGTTTCTCCTCACctgatttaaaagaaaataagaagtTTAACAAACGAGTTTGTTAAGAATTcccaaacaaacaatcaaaaagaagcgacaacaacaacaaataaaaaaaacaaacaaacaaaaacatgaaactaTATTTAACTATTCAACACTTTTTTTGTCAGCGTCAAACGCCGGTAGTGAGCTGTATATTAGCACGAACGAAACTGCCGCTGGCAAGACAAAGATCTGTGAAGTCGGTGGAGGTTTCCCTTCTCAGCCATACGAGTATGACAGGTATTAATCCATATTTGCAATTCCCATCAAGAGAATATAAACGTCAAATCAATCACCTTTACGACAAATGAATGAGAATAAAAAGCGATAAAGAACCAAAGCGCGACAGGGTGAAATCCCGCGATTCCGAATTAAAGTCCCGCTCCAACCATCAGCTGgtactttgcaattgcaagGAAGTCCTTGGTTCAGTTCCACGGCTTCTCTTGTAAAAAGCAACTTGGTGTGCCTCTCGCTCATTGGGAGTCTTAAATGCAATTTTGTGTCGCTTACTTCCCAAAACGCCCAAAATACAGTTCAATAAGTATGTCTCTGTATCATGAGATGCTTCCAGTGTTTTCTTGAGGGATTGTAAAAGTTATTTGTAGGAGTgccaaataaagttgttgGTGGTCGAAGGCTCTGGGAATTTCCATTGCTTAAAACCTATTGCTATATGAACACATCAAGATTGTCCGCTGGTAATTAGCCAAGAACGTAGGCTGGGATTCTAACCAAAAATAGTTATAAATTCAATTTATTACACAACCATCGTTGTATGCGATCTTGATGAAAAGGAAACTGGAATTTAGCACCCAAGACGGACATTGATTACCTTGCACAACGCGAATCTGTGAACCTTTTTTGTTGACAGGTATGCCACTCAACGGTCTTTACCAATTCGCCTTATTAAGGGAAAGTTTTACTACATGGAGTCTATAATGAAAGACGACCATCAAGCGGATCATTTAGAAGTTGCTATGCAGACTCCAGATGGAAACTTTTACAAAGTTATCCCTTCTGCGTTCCTGTGGACCGTACACGAAAGGTCTTACGGTAGGTTGACAAGAGTTCTCAGTGTGTCTCTCCATCTTGCAAATGTTGCAAGGGGTGCGGCTTGCACCAGAGGGCGACACCGTCTGTTTACAGAACTTAAGCTCTGTTGGTTGATAACTGGATGGGAGACAATCCTTTGCTGTATTCTCTAGGGACTCAAGCTGCCTTAGTGGTTATcaattacaattacaattcATGACTGGAACAGTTTACGCCAAATATCATAAATTCGacctcaacaaaaaaaaattaaagtagctgaaaataattatatctCTGCTTAAGTTTTActtttactaattattatttattccatcattattttattacaattatttactGCCTTAGTCGCAcatattcattcatttcactgTACTTGCACTGGAATTTGCTACACGTCCTTGTAGGattttgcaaataaattatgtagATGTAGATATCAATCATGTCTCCCACCTCCAAGATAATAGAGGTGAGTTTCACTCCACCTTAACATGACTGGAGGGTTTCTTCTATGTATTCTGGTCTCCTCCCGCGACAAAATCGACTCATGTCAGCATATGGTTTAAAGGACCACCATTTTATTAGTCCTTCGActagttaacaattattccacgagcgcgcataggatatgagatgatagatagccaacgaggcgcgtagcgcccagttggctataatcatctcatatccaacgagcgcgagtggaataattgtttaaaaagCCCCCAAGACATTAGACAAAacttctaatagttcaatgacttccttcccattcaactccggtgcgaagcgatttttgCCGGCCGcctttgtttcttgagggaaaatttaaatttaaggttacgcgtacgcttaccatatttgtagattatggtatactggctcatataccataatggctaagccaataaaaagtcttgaattccattatccaatgatcgagttcttaataattaacaattattcctcgagcccgaatgggctatgagtcaatagcccatgaggccgaaggcccaatcggctattgactcagaggccatgagggcgagagaaTGAAGAAGGACCTCGTTATGACGAAgatcaaaatataaaataatctACACTGCCTAATTATCTATCATGAACACTGTTTAGAGACAAATGCCACCTACCGAGCACTTTTCATCAAGGTAGCAGCAGAAGCTGGAGCAAAGGCCGGACTATCTCTTGGCGCGAAGTTTGCCATGAGGAGCGGTGCCAGGGCGGGTGCTAAGGCGGGCGCGAGAGCCGGAATGGAGGCTGGAGCTTCTGCAGGTGCTACGGCAGGTTTCATAGCTTCTGTCAATATGACAACAAGAACTCTGCAGGATGCACTGAATACTCTTCATGGTGATAGTGCACATCCGTATAAGATAAATGTTAAAGACGGCGAAGTTGTCTCTGTCACTGGACCTGGTATAGAAGCAACCAGCAGGGCAGCGGCCGGGGCGACATCGGCATCAGGATCTGCTGGGGCTGCCGGAACTGCTGGGACATCAGGGAGTAGTGGCTATAGCGGCAGCACCAGCAGTAGCAGCAGCGGCAGTACCGGCGGTGGGAGCAGCGGCAGCAGCGGTGGAAGTAGCAGCACTTCAGTAACACCTGGATCTGCTGGAGCAACGGGAGCTGGCGGAGGCGCCGGTGGTGGAGGGACTGGCGTAGGCAGTCCTGGAGGAGGAACCTCTGGGGCAACTGGAGCTGCCGCTGGAGGTGGCAATGTAGCTGGCGCAGGTGTTTCAGGAGCAAGCGGAGCTGTAACTGTTGGGGGACAAACAGGAACAACAGGAAGCTCGCAGGTTACTTCTTCATCAGGTGGGGCAGGAGGTGCGGGTGTTGGAGGAGGAAAGGGTGCAATGGTTGGATGTGGGAAACAAACTTCTGGAGAAGGAGACACAGATTATTTTTGTCCAGATAGAGAGTTGACTTACATGCCTAAGCCTGGAGAGGATCCACAAGCTAAGGCAAAAGAACTTGTTTGGCGAGCAGGAGGAGCTAGAAAAAGTAAGTCATGTTGAAAACTGAGACTGCTGAAGATTCAAAAACGGCAGTGAGTATCGGAACTTAACATAGCTTATCATCCCCGACTAATTGGCGAACTGGTCAGACGAAATCTCTTATTACCCCACTGTCGTGCTATTGTGGCAAGCAGATTTAATTTCGAAAAAGAAGTTAAGTTAAAAGTTATTTAAAGTTAAGACGAATTCGCACACGCAAATTTCGCGCGCGTTATTAATTAAAAAGACACAGAGCTTTCGAAAAATTTAATTGGCATACGCTTCTTGTCCTGCTGTACACCAGattcaaattttttcatttcacgtcgttatTTCACCCACACCACCGAGTTTGCAAATAATTACAATGAACAACGCACCTACCGAGTGTGCAGAAGCCGTTGTTTCGTTAATTTAATATGCAGACTAATGACGTCCTCGTTGACGTCGCTGTCATCATTGTATAAGCTCCCTATTCTGTCACTAAGCGGCGGCACTTTCAATGAAGGCGTGATGAGGAGCCAGGCTAAAAGATGACTGGCTTACGATTCGCGCGTCGTTTTTCTAACAGTAAAGTAAACTACAACTCCAAAAAGCGATACCATCAAGGTGAAAAGCAACATGGTATTTCTGATTTGACGTTCTATGGAAATCAATTTAACATGAGCCGTTGTTGATGATGATGGATAATATATTCACTCATTTCAGTTTAAtcatatttttcattcttttccaGTTGTGGCAAATGCAATGTACACCTTTCATTCTTTCAACATACCTTACCCACAGGAGACATTCTGGCTTAATCAGTGCTGGAGATCAATCAATGGCAAATTTGTTCTGGACCAATGGTGTAATGTATTCGTGGCTCGCATTCCCAGCCTGTATGGAAAGGGAGAGGACCTGCGTAGTGTGTCTTTCGAGTCAGTATGCTTCCCTGGATATTTTATGAGACAAAAGAACTTCCATTTTCTACTCCAAAAGCGAGATGGAAGTGACGTTTTCGGTGAGTGCAATCACCAAATACAATAACTTAATACAACGCTTTCATCTCTTAAATCTTTCCCTAAAATTAAGCctaaatctttttctttcccaaaACGACTTGAGCAGCATTTTTTGGGAGAAAAGATCCAAGTTTTGAGACGTtctaaaacattaaaaaaagtaaatctgatcatgaaaaaattattgttctatCCAATATCCTGGAAGAAAAACTATGACCTTCTTCAGCATgccattttttgaatattgggTGCTTTTTCGAGCAGCTTTTAACGGAAGACAATTCCAATGTGTTTCTTGAGTCGATTTTCGTACTTTTTTTGGCACTTTGAAGTTCAGCCCCAGAACCCGTCATTCTTTTACCATTTTGTACTacttatagcctttgcaaaatggccgtTGTCACCACTTTT is a window from the Acropora palmata chromosome 1, jaAcrPala1.3, whole genome shotgun sequence genome containing:
- the LOC141877541 gene encoding uncharacterized protein LOC141877541 isoform X1; the protein is MKYRSVVLLVNFLVLITILKGDKKTNTTSTRYTEAERELVRKRRKFGSEGPPCSMTRGVYLERWDRIDYKRVKFLLSDPRFPNLPSLALCVPTFEQPQKWADFFGARIRTYFVPHQSGDHLFFLSSNAGSELYISTNETAAGKTKICEVGGGFPSQPYEYDRYATQRSLPIRLIKGKFYYMESIMKDDHQADHLEVAMQTPDGNFYKVIPSAFLWTVHERSYETNATYRALFIKVAAEAGAKAGLSLGAKFAMRSGARAGAKAGARAGMEAGASAGATAGFIASVNMTTRTLQDALNTLHGDSAHPYKINVKDGEVVSVTGPGIEATSRAAAGATSASGSAGAAGTAGTSGSSGYSGSTSSSSSGSTGGGSSGSSGGSSSTSVTPGSAGATGAGGGAGGGGTGVGSPGGGTSGATGAAAGGGNVAGAGVSGASGAVTVGGQTGTTGSSQVTSSSGGAGGAGVGGGKGAMVGCGKQTSGEGDTDYFCPDRELTYMPKPGEDPQAKAKELVWRAGGARKIVANAMYTFHSFNIPYPQETFWLNQCWRSINGKFVLDQWCNVFVARIPSLYGKGEDLRSVSFESVCFPGYFMRQKNFHFLLQKRDGSDVFDKDSSFRIFSVMKLARNFLLNSWHKDWYICQSEKRKKYGTQIILDYYNGQPDVLDRCTFVLSPNWTEKYQHCKHSLGPLIAPEINGQPLPHPPHLVETTPAPPFVLPSCIPVCPAGNKEATTQGAAAIPSSSGVSIVSSPSKKMCVALNFVNRFGSPFTLFSSMKHEGYFVSRSGFRLKLIIERPELHNGVTFHATEPEGKRQILLNGSPNITMPLVSDCTMFTDVLVTGKEDLLPSNISKVPSVLPSTSSKPVGPPSWPPSPSLVSSPAAPPPSTPWGTSSPHDKGSVHYHYHYHGRTSHLPDNACPSNCANVVQCQPTCPVHCCNRD
- the LOC141877541 gene encoding uncharacterized protein LOC141877541 isoform X3 yields the protein MKYRSVVLLVNFLVLITILKGDKKTNTTSTRYTEAERELVRKRRKFGSEGPPCSMTRGVYLERWDRIDYKRVKFLLSDPRFPNLPSLALCVPTFEQPQKWADFFGARIRTYFVPHQSGDHLFFLSSNAGSELYISTNETAAGKTKICEVGGGFPSQPYEYDRYATQRSLPIRLIKGKFYYMESIMKDDHQADHLEVAMQTPDGNFYKVIPSAFLWTVHERSYETNATYRALFIKVAAEAGAKAGLSLGAKFAMRSGARAGAKAGARAGMEAGASAGATAGFIASVNMTTRTLQDALNTLHGDSAHPYKINVKDGEVVSVTGPGIEATSRAAAGATSASGSAGAAGTAGTSGSSGYSGSTSSSSSGSTGGGSSGSSGGSSSTSVTPGSAGATGAGGGAGGGGTGVGSPGGGTSGATGAAAGGGNVAGAGVSGASGAVTVGGQTGTTGSSQVTSSSGGAGGAGVGGGKGAMVGCGKQTSGEGDTDYFCPDRELTYMPKPGEDPQAKAKELVWRAGGARKIVANAMYTFHSFNIPYPQETFWLNQCWRSINGKFVLDQWCNVFVARIPSLYGKGEDLRSVSFESVCFPGYFMRQKNFHFLLQKRDGSDVFDKDSSFRIFSVMKLARNFLLNSWHKDWYICQSEKRKKYGTQIILDYYNGQPDVLDRCTFVLSPNWTEKYQHCKHSLGPLIAPEINGQPLPHPPHLVETTPAPPFVLPSCIPVCPAGNKEATTQGAAAIPSSSGVSIVSSPSKKMCVALNFVNRFGSPFTLFSSMKHEGYFVSRSGFRLKLIIERPELHNGVTFHATEPEGKRQILLNGSPNITMPLVSDCTMFTDVLVTGKEDLLPSNISKVPSVLPSTSSKPVGPPSWPPSPSLVSSPAAPPPSTPWGTSSPHDKGSVHYHYHYHGRTSHLPDNGDD
- the LOC141877541 gene encoding uncharacterized protein LOC141877541 isoform X2, with amino-acid sequence MKYRSVVLLVNFLVLITILKGDKKTNTTSTRYTEAERELVRKRRKFGSEGPPCSMTRGVYLERWDRIDYKRVKFLLSDPRFPNLPSLALCVPTFEQPQKWADFFGARIRTYFVPHQSGDHLFFLSSNAGSELYISTNETAAGKTKICEVGGGFPSQPYEYDRYATQRSLPIRLIKGKFYYMESIMKDDHQADHLEVAMQTPDGNFYKVIPSAFLWTVHERSYETNATYRALFIKVAAEAGAKAGLSLGAKFAMRSGARAGAKAGARAGMEAGASAGATAGFIASVNMTTRTLQDALNTLHGDSAHPYKINVKDGEVVSVTGPGIEATSRAAAGATSASGSAGAAGTAGTSGSSGYSGSTSSSSSGSTGGGSSGSSGGSSSTSVTPGSAGATGAGGGAGGGGTGVGSPGGGTSGATGAAAGGGNVAGAGVSGASGAVTVGGQTGTTGSSQVTSSSGGAGGAGVGGGKGAMVGCGKQTSGEGDTDYFCPDRELTYMPKPGEDPQAKAKELVWRAGGARKIVANAMYTFHSFNIPYPQETFWLNQCWRSINGKFVLDQWCNVFVARIPSLYGKGEDLRSVSFESVCFPGYFMRQKNFHFLLQKRDGSDVFDKDSSFRIFSVMKLARNFLLNSWHKDWYICQSEKRKKYGTQIILDYYNGQPDVLDRCTFVLSPNWTEKYQHCKHSLGPLIAPEINGQPLPHPPHLVETTPAPPFVLPSCIPVCPAGNKEATTQGAAAIPSSSGVSIVSSPSKKMCVALNFVNRFGSPFTLFSSMKHEGYFVSRSGFRLKLIIERPELHNGVTFHATEPEGKRQILLNGSPNITMPLVSDCTMFTDVLVTGKEDLLPSNISKVPSVLPSTSSKPVGPPSWPPSPSLVSSPAAPPPSTPWGTSSPHDKGSVHYHYHYHACPSNCANVVQCQPTCPVHCCNRD